The Miscanthus floridulus cultivar M001 chromosome 17, ASM1932011v1, whole genome shotgun sequence genome has a window encoding:
- the LOC136518045 gene encoding DNA damage-repair/toleration protein DRT100-like has protein sequence MNCPLGRPRPVIDHSLASSPRSPPLHSLAGCCSLQSSRPCISPSSQGKCGHMALLPLPPLLFLLLLLFLGMLASRAPAQPATLHERDAAALRDLRASLRDLSGSRFFDTWDDARSPCAYAGVVCAPDDADGDDSPDSDYSSTTVLRVSVLTLGTGLADSPGLTGTLPDSLSTLAALTDLVLYPGRVSGPIPSGLGAGLRRLRLLSLAGNQLTGPVPASLAGLPDLHTLDLGGNRLDGAVPAGLLLPDSPSLKVLILANNGGISGEIPAGFASSGLFHVDLARNALAGGLPPLPATLRYFSVAGNAMQGTLDGAFGGGDDGSASPPPPLPADLAFLDLSMNNFSGRIPASVFALPGLSSLLLSRNNFTGALSVPPPSPQQEWAVVDVSHNGISGEVPEALAAAGSLYVNNNRLSGEVPAAVARSVLAGRMTTLYAQHNFLTGFPVPPAAPLPDSAALCLSYNCMDLPSASAADGCPTIGGPLEARPAEQCRSTTSNGGGGDG, from the coding sequence ATGAATTGTCCTCTCGGGCGGCCACGGCCTGTCATCGATCACTCGCTGGCGAGCTCACCTCGCTCGCCTCCACTCCACTCACTGGCTGGCTGCTGCTCTCTCCAGTCGTCCCGTCCGTGCATCTCCCCCAGCTCCCAAGGGAAGTGTGGGCACATGGCGCTGCTGCCTCTGCCACCCCTCTtgttcctcctcctcctgctcttcCTGGGAATGCTCGCCTCCCGGGCGCCGGCGCAGCCGGCCACGCTGCACGAGCGCGACGCGGCGGCGCTGCGTGACCTCCGGGCCAGCCTGCGCGACCTCTCGGGCTCCCGCTTCTTCGACACCTGGGACGACGCCCGGAGCCCCTGCGCGTACGCCGGCGTCGTCTGCGCGCCCGACGACGCCGACGGAGACGACAGCCCCGACAGCGACTACTCCAGCACCACCGTCCTCCGCGTGTCGGTGCTGACCCTCGGCACGGGGCTCGCCGACTCCCCGGGACTAACTGGCACACTCCCGGACTCCCTCTCCACGCTCGCCGCGCTGACGGACCTGGTCCTGTACCCAGGCCGCGTGTCGGGTCCCATCCCGTCAGGCCTCGGCGCGGGTCTCCGCCGCCTCCGGCTCCTCTCGCTGGCGGGCAACCAGCTGACGGGTCCGGTCCCGGCCTCCCTCGCGGGGCTGCCCGACCTCCACACGCTCGACCTCGGCGGGAACCGCCTCGACGGCGCCGTGCCCGCGGGACTGCTCCTTCCCGACTCGCCCAGCCTCAAGGTGCTCATCCTCGCCAACAACGGCGGGATCTCCGGGGAGATTCCCGCCGGGTTCGCGAGCTCCGGGCTGTTCCACGTCGACCTCGCGAGGAACGCGCTCGCTGGGGGGCTACCGCCGCTGCCGGCCACGTTGCGGTACTTCTCCGTCGCCGGTAACGCAATGCAGGGCACCCTCGACGGGGCCTTTGGTGGTGGTGACGACGGCTCAGCCAGTCCACCACCACCCCTACCCGCCGACCTGGCGTTCCTGGACCTGTCCATGAACAACTTCTCGGGCCGCATCCCGGCGTCGGTGTTCGCGCTCCCTGGCCTGTCGTCGCTGCTCCTGTCGCGGAACAACTTCACGGGCGCGCTGTCCGTGCCGCCGCCGTCCCCGCAGCAGGAGTGGGCGGTGGTGGACGTGAGCCACAACGGCATCTCGGGCGAGGTCCCggaggcgctggcggcggcggggagcctgTACGTGAACAACAACCGGCTGTCCGGGGAGgtgccggcggcggtggcgcgcagCGTGCTGGCGGGGCGGATGACCACGCTGTACGCGCAGCACAACTTCCTGACGGGGTTCCCCGTCCCGCCTGCCGCGCCGCTCCCGGACTCCGCCGCGCTCTGCCTCTCCTACAACTGCATGGACCTGCCGTCGGCCTCCGCCGCCGACGGCTGCCCCACCATCGGTGGCCCCCTCGAGGCCAGGCCCGCCGAGCAGTGCCGGAGCACCACCAGCAacggaggcggcggcgacggctgA